The Phoenix dactylifera cultivar Barhee BC4 chromosome 9, palm_55x_up_171113_PBpolish2nd_filt_p, whole genome shotgun sequence genome window below encodes:
- the LOC103709591 gene encoding nucleosome assembly protein 1;2 isoform X5 produces the protein MSNDKQEDSLNLSDLALSAEDRVGLVNALKNKLQSLAGKQSDVLETLSPKVRKRVEVLREIQSQHDELEAKFFEERAALEAKYQKLYDPLYSKRYEIVNGVVEVEGVTNEPAEENPTEDKATEEKGVPNFWLNAMKTNEVLSEEIQERDEGALKYLKDIKWCRIDNPKGFKLEFFFDPNPYFKNAILTKMYHMIDDDEPILEKAIGTEIEWLPGKCLTQKLLKKKPKKGSKNAKPITKTEECESFFNFFSPPQVPDDDEDIDEDIAEQLQSQMEQDYDIGSTIRDKIIPHAVSWFTGEAVQEDDFEDLEEDDEDEDGEDDEEEDEEDEDDDEEEEEEEGKTRKKKSGGDGQQGDRPAECKQQ, from the exons ATGAGCAACGACAAGCAAGAAGACAGCCTCAATCTATCCGATCTCG CTCTGAGCGCGGAGGACCGGGTCGGTCTTGTTAATGCTCTgaag AACAAGCTGCAGAGTCTGGCAGGGAAGCAGTCCGATGTGCTGGAAACCCTCTCGCCGAAGGTCAGGAAGCGGGTTGAGGTGTTGAGGGAGATCCAG AGCCAACATGATGAACTTGAGGCAAAATTTTTTGAAGAAAGAGCTGCACTTGAAGCTAAATATCAGAAACTTTATGATCCGCTTTACAGCAAG AGATATGAGATTGTGAATGGTGTGGTTGAAGTTGAAGGTGTTACAAATGAACCTGCGGAGGAAAACCCAACAGAAGATAAAGCTACTGAAG AAAAAGGTGTACCAAATTTTTGGCTGAATGCTATGAAAACAAATGAAGTGCTCTCCGAGGAG ATTCAAGAGCGTGATGAGGGAGCTCTCAAGTATCTAAAGGATATCAAGTGGTGCAGAATAGATAATCCCAAGGGTTTCAAGCTTGAGTTTTTCTTTGATCCTAATCCTTATTTCAAGAATGCCATCCTGACAAAAATGTATCATATGATTGATGATGACGAACCGATCCTAGAGAAAGCAATAGg GACTGAAATTGAATGGTTGCCAGGAAAGTGCTTGACTCAGAAGCTTCTGaaaaagaagccaaagaagggctCAAAGAATGCCAAGCCCATTACCAAAACTGAAGAATGTGAAAGTTTTTTCAATTTCTTTAGTCCACCTCAAGTCCCTGATGATGATGAGGATATCGATGAAGACATT GCTGAGCAGCTACAGAGTCAGATGGAGCAAGATTATGATATTGG GTCCACTATCAGAGACAAGATTATTCCTCATGCTGTTTCGTGGTTCACGGGGGAGGCTGTTCAGGAGGATGATTTTGAGGACTTAGAAGAggatgatgaagatgaagatGGGGAGGATGacgaggaagaggatgaggaggatgaagatgatgatgaagaagaagaggaagaggaaggaaagaCCAGGAAGAAG AAGAGTGGAGGGGATGGTCAACAAGGGGATCGGCCTGCGGAGTGCAAGCAGCAGTAA
- the LOC103709591 gene encoding nucleosome assembly protein 1;1 isoform X4, whose protein sequence is MSNDKQEDSLNLSDLALSAEDRVGLVNALKNKLQSLAGKQSDVLETLSPKVRKRVEVLREIQSQHDELEAKFFEERAALEAKYQKLYDPLYSKRYEIVNGVVEVEGVTNEPAEENPTEDKATEEKGVPNFWLNAMKTNEVLSEEIQERDEGALKYLKDIKWCRIDNPKGFKLEFFFDPNPYFKNAILTKMYHMIDDDEPILEKAIGTEIEWLPGKCLTQKLLKKKPKKGSKNAKPITKTEECESFFNFFSPPQVPDDDEDIDEDIAEQLQSQMEQDYDIGSTIRDKIIPHAVSWFTGEAVQEDDFEDLEEDDEDEDGEDDEEEDEEDEDDDEEEEEEEGKTRKKTATTKKKSGGDGQQGDRPAECKQQ, encoded by the exons ATGAGCAACGACAAGCAAGAAGACAGCCTCAATCTATCCGATCTCG CTCTGAGCGCGGAGGACCGGGTCGGTCTTGTTAATGCTCTgaag AACAAGCTGCAGAGTCTGGCAGGGAAGCAGTCCGATGTGCTGGAAACCCTCTCGCCGAAGGTCAGGAAGCGGGTTGAGGTGTTGAGGGAGATCCAG AGCCAACATGATGAACTTGAGGCAAAATTTTTTGAAGAAAGAGCTGCACTTGAAGCTAAATATCAGAAACTTTATGATCCGCTTTACAGCAAG AGATATGAGATTGTGAATGGTGTGGTTGAAGTTGAAGGTGTTACAAATGAACCTGCGGAGGAAAACCCAACAGAAGATAAAGCTACTGAAG AAAAAGGTGTACCAAATTTTTGGCTGAATGCTATGAAAACAAATGAAGTGCTCTCCGAGGAG ATTCAAGAGCGTGATGAGGGAGCTCTCAAGTATCTAAAGGATATCAAGTGGTGCAGAATAGATAATCCCAAGGGTTTCAAGCTTGAGTTTTTCTTTGATCCTAATCCTTATTTCAAGAATGCCATCCTGACAAAAATGTATCATATGATTGATGATGACGAACCGATCCTAGAGAAAGCAATAGg GACTGAAATTGAATGGTTGCCAGGAAAGTGCTTGACTCAGAAGCTTCTGaaaaagaagccaaagaagggctCAAAGAATGCCAAGCCCATTACCAAAACTGAAGAATGTGAAAGTTTTTTCAATTTCTTTAGTCCACCTCAAGTCCCTGATGATGATGAGGATATCGATGAAGACATT GCTGAGCAGCTACAGAGTCAGATGGAGCAAGATTATGATATTGG GTCCACTATCAGAGACAAGATTATTCCTCATGCTGTTTCGTGGTTCACGGGGGAGGCTGTTCAGGAGGATGATTTTGAGGACTTAGAAGAggatgatgaagatgaagatGGGGAGGATGacgaggaagaggatgaggaggatgaagatgatgatgaagaagaagaggaagaggaaggaaagaCCAGGAAGAAG ACAGCTACAACAAAGAAG AAGAGTGGAGGGGATGGTCAACAAGGGGATCGGCCTGCGGAGTGCAAGCAGCAGTAA
- the LOC103709591 gene encoding nucleosome assembly protein 1;2 isoform X3, with protein MSNDKQEDSLNLSDLGSALSAEDRVGLVNALKNKLQSLAGKQSDVLETLSPKVRKRVEVLREIQSQHDELEAKFFEERAALEAKYQKLYDPLYSKRYEIVNGVVEVEGVTNEPAEENPTEDKATEEKGVPNFWLNAMKTNEVLSEEIQERDEGALKYLKDIKWCRIDNPKGFKLEFFFDPNPYFKNAILTKMYHMIDDDEPILEKAIGTEIEWLPGKCLTQKLLKKKPKKGSKNAKPITKTEECESFFNFFSPPQVPDDDEDIDEDIAEQLQSQMEQDYDIGSTIRDKIIPHAVSWFTGEAVQEDDFEDLEEDDEDEDGEDDEEEDEEDEDDDEEEEEEEGKTRKKTATTKKKSGGDGQQGDRPAECKQQ; from the exons ATGAGCAACGACAAGCAAGAAGACAGCCTCAATCTATCCGATCTCGGTTCC GCTCTGAGCGCGGAGGACCGGGTCGGTCTTGTTAATGCTCTgaag AACAAGCTGCAGAGTCTGGCAGGGAAGCAGTCCGATGTGCTGGAAACCCTCTCGCCGAAGGTCAGGAAGCGGGTTGAGGTGTTGAGGGAGATCCAG AGCCAACATGATGAACTTGAGGCAAAATTTTTTGAAGAAAGAGCTGCACTTGAAGCTAAATATCAGAAACTTTATGATCCGCTTTACAGCAAG AGATATGAGATTGTGAATGGTGTGGTTGAAGTTGAAGGTGTTACAAATGAACCTGCGGAGGAAAACCCAACAGAAGATAAAGCTACTGAAG AAAAAGGTGTACCAAATTTTTGGCTGAATGCTATGAAAACAAATGAAGTGCTCTCCGAGGAG ATTCAAGAGCGTGATGAGGGAGCTCTCAAGTATCTAAAGGATATCAAGTGGTGCAGAATAGATAATCCCAAGGGTTTCAAGCTTGAGTTTTTCTTTGATCCTAATCCTTATTTCAAGAATGCCATCCTGACAAAAATGTATCATATGATTGATGATGACGAACCGATCCTAGAGAAAGCAATAGg GACTGAAATTGAATGGTTGCCAGGAAAGTGCTTGACTCAGAAGCTTCTGaaaaagaagccaaagaagggctCAAAGAATGCCAAGCCCATTACCAAAACTGAAGAATGTGAAAGTTTTTTCAATTTCTTTAGTCCACCTCAAGTCCCTGATGATGATGAGGATATCGATGAAGACATT GCTGAGCAGCTACAGAGTCAGATGGAGCAAGATTATGATATTGG GTCCACTATCAGAGACAAGATTATTCCTCATGCTGTTTCGTGGTTCACGGGGGAGGCTGTTCAGGAGGATGATTTTGAGGACTTAGAAGAggatgatgaagatgaagatGGGGAGGATGacgaggaagaggatgaggaggatgaagatgatgatgaagaagaagaggaagaggaaggaaagaCCAGGAAGAAG ACAGCTACAACAAAGAAG AAGAGTGGAGGGGATGGTCAACAAGGGGATCGGCCTGCGGAGTGCAAGCAGCAGTAA
- the LOC103709591 gene encoding nucleosome assembly protein 1;2 isoform X2: MSNDKQEDSLNLSDLGSALPTTTPALSAEDRVGLVNALKNKLQSLAGKQSDVLETLSPKVRKRVEVLREIQSQHDELEAKFFEERAALEAKYQKLYDPLYSKRYEIVNGVVEVEGVTNEPAEENPTEDKATEEKGVPNFWLNAMKTNEVLSEEIQERDEGALKYLKDIKWCRIDNPKGFKLEFFFDPNPYFKNAILTKMYHMIDDDEPILEKAIGTEIEWLPGKCLTQKLLKKKPKKGSKNAKPITKTEECESFFNFFSPPQVPDDDEDIDEDIAEQLQSQMEQDYDIGSTIRDKIIPHAVSWFTGEAVQEDDFEDLEEDDEDEDGEDDEEEDEEDEDDDEEEEEEEGKTRKKKSGGDGQQGDRPAECKQQ; this comes from the exons ATGAGCAACGACAAGCAAGAAGACAGCCTCAATCTATCCGATCTCGGTTCCGCTCTCCCCACTACCACTCCCG CTCTGAGCGCGGAGGACCGGGTCGGTCTTGTTAATGCTCTgaag AACAAGCTGCAGAGTCTGGCAGGGAAGCAGTCCGATGTGCTGGAAACCCTCTCGCCGAAGGTCAGGAAGCGGGTTGAGGTGTTGAGGGAGATCCAG AGCCAACATGATGAACTTGAGGCAAAATTTTTTGAAGAAAGAGCTGCACTTGAAGCTAAATATCAGAAACTTTATGATCCGCTTTACAGCAAG AGATATGAGATTGTGAATGGTGTGGTTGAAGTTGAAGGTGTTACAAATGAACCTGCGGAGGAAAACCCAACAGAAGATAAAGCTACTGAAG AAAAAGGTGTACCAAATTTTTGGCTGAATGCTATGAAAACAAATGAAGTGCTCTCCGAGGAG ATTCAAGAGCGTGATGAGGGAGCTCTCAAGTATCTAAAGGATATCAAGTGGTGCAGAATAGATAATCCCAAGGGTTTCAAGCTTGAGTTTTTCTTTGATCCTAATCCTTATTTCAAGAATGCCATCCTGACAAAAATGTATCATATGATTGATGATGACGAACCGATCCTAGAGAAAGCAATAGg GACTGAAATTGAATGGTTGCCAGGAAAGTGCTTGACTCAGAAGCTTCTGaaaaagaagccaaagaagggctCAAAGAATGCCAAGCCCATTACCAAAACTGAAGAATGTGAAAGTTTTTTCAATTTCTTTAGTCCACCTCAAGTCCCTGATGATGATGAGGATATCGATGAAGACATT GCTGAGCAGCTACAGAGTCAGATGGAGCAAGATTATGATATTGG GTCCACTATCAGAGACAAGATTATTCCTCATGCTGTTTCGTGGTTCACGGGGGAGGCTGTTCAGGAGGATGATTTTGAGGACTTAGAAGAggatgatgaagatgaagatGGGGAGGATGacgaggaagaggatgaggaggatgaagatgatgatgaagaagaagaggaagaggaaggaaagaCCAGGAAGAAG AAGAGTGGAGGGGATGGTCAACAAGGGGATCGGCCTGCGGAGTGCAAGCAGCAGTAA
- the LOC103709591 gene encoding nucleosome assembly protein 1;2 isoform X1, with translation MSNDKQEDSLNLSDLGSALPTTTPALSAEDRVGLVNALKNKLQSLAGKQSDVLETLSPKVRKRVEVLREIQSQHDELEAKFFEERAALEAKYQKLYDPLYSKRYEIVNGVVEVEGVTNEPAEENPTEDKATEEKGVPNFWLNAMKTNEVLSEEIQERDEGALKYLKDIKWCRIDNPKGFKLEFFFDPNPYFKNAILTKMYHMIDDDEPILEKAIGTEIEWLPGKCLTQKLLKKKPKKGSKNAKPITKTEECESFFNFFSPPQVPDDDEDIDEDIAEQLQSQMEQDYDIGSTIRDKIIPHAVSWFTGEAVQEDDFEDLEEDDEDEDGEDDEEEDEEDEDDDEEEEEEEGKTRKKTATTKKKSGGDGQQGDRPAECKQQ, from the exons ATGAGCAACGACAAGCAAGAAGACAGCCTCAATCTATCCGATCTCGGTTCCGCTCTCCCCACTACCACTCCCG CTCTGAGCGCGGAGGACCGGGTCGGTCTTGTTAATGCTCTgaag AACAAGCTGCAGAGTCTGGCAGGGAAGCAGTCCGATGTGCTGGAAACCCTCTCGCCGAAGGTCAGGAAGCGGGTTGAGGTGTTGAGGGAGATCCAG AGCCAACATGATGAACTTGAGGCAAAATTTTTTGAAGAAAGAGCTGCACTTGAAGCTAAATATCAGAAACTTTATGATCCGCTTTACAGCAAG AGATATGAGATTGTGAATGGTGTGGTTGAAGTTGAAGGTGTTACAAATGAACCTGCGGAGGAAAACCCAACAGAAGATAAAGCTACTGAAG AAAAAGGTGTACCAAATTTTTGGCTGAATGCTATGAAAACAAATGAAGTGCTCTCCGAGGAG ATTCAAGAGCGTGATGAGGGAGCTCTCAAGTATCTAAAGGATATCAAGTGGTGCAGAATAGATAATCCCAAGGGTTTCAAGCTTGAGTTTTTCTTTGATCCTAATCCTTATTTCAAGAATGCCATCCTGACAAAAATGTATCATATGATTGATGATGACGAACCGATCCTAGAGAAAGCAATAGg GACTGAAATTGAATGGTTGCCAGGAAAGTGCTTGACTCAGAAGCTTCTGaaaaagaagccaaagaagggctCAAAGAATGCCAAGCCCATTACCAAAACTGAAGAATGTGAAAGTTTTTTCAATTTCTTTAGTCCACCTCAAGTCCCTGATGATGATGAGGATATCGATGAAGACATT GCTGAGCAGCTACAGAGTCAGATGGAGCAAGATTATGATATTGG GTCCACTATCAGAGACAAGATTATTCCTCATGCTGTTTCGTGGTTCACGGGGGAGGCTGTTCAGGAGGATGATTTTGAGGACTTAGAAGAggatgatgaagatgaagatGGGGAGGATGacgaggaagaggatgaggaggatgaagatgatgatgaagaagaagaggaagaggaaggaaagaCCAGGAAGAAG ACAGCTACAACAAAGAAG AAGAGTGGAGGGGATGGTCAACAAGGGGATCGGCCTGCGGAGTGCAAGCAGCAGTAA